A part of Synechococcus sp. KORDI-49 genomic DNA contains:
- a CDS encoding DUF6447 family protein, with the protein MSEEQQASQQSQAKIKLGDTEYDFSSLSDPAKQLVAALRSSEAEMKSLRNQMALMDVGRRALVAQLRLAVENPEAFAKLQNTESSSDGGQG; encoded by the coding sequence ATGTCTGAAGAACAGCAGGCCTCTCAGCAGTCTCAGGCCAAGATCAAGCTTGGAGATACAGAATACGATTTCTCCTCTCTTTCGGACCCAGCCAAACAGCTTGTTGCTGCTCTTCGTTCGTCGGAAGCTGAGATGAAGAGTCTGCGCAACCAGATGGCTTTGATGGACGTGGGTCGTCGTGCTCTTGTCGCTCAGCTTCGTCTTGCTGTTGAGAATCCTGAAGCATTCGCTAAGTTACAAAATACGGAATCCAGCTCTGACGGCGGTCAGGGCTGA
- a CDS encoding peptidylprolyl isomerase, which yields MEYQELQAIFDEWLTQNDHWKPIIYRSASSEIHSIDLQTFQGGHRIARFLLSDNLAERINSVLGDQLPIVLTQDWIDVSLLDDEISGAPQTVANFERYVEEGKYTDVILHRLIAGFVLQGGGFQWSDNQTSPSTIESFSPVQNEFSSERSNTRGTIAMAKIGNDPDSATNQWFFNLADNSNNLDNQNGGFTVFGKTKTETDLLFVDILASSPVANAGGVFSTLPYLSLTDNTITAPDTVRFKSIEIIDQRKEIDFELSIDNADQTPIKATLENGQTLISSETIIEQSSMDWLTLRATEKLSGQHLEQLIPVFNSTNDNLTGYQQLLDNALILSNHLNTKEDEQINSIALSSQTESIIDIDQNRNIDLQDGKLMLRHAFGTFPGLSLQQNLNGIAEDTNPSDLLNSLNQLTTPVET from the coding sequence TTGGAATATCAGGAATTGCAGGCTATTTTTGATGAGTGGTTGACTCAAAATGATCACTGGAAGCCGATCATCTATCGATCGGCTTCCAGTGAAATTCATTCCATCGACCTCCAAACATTTCAAGGCGGGCATCGAATTGCACGTTTTCTCCTTAGTGATAATTTAGCTGAACGCATCAATTCCGTTCTTGGCGATCAACTACCGATCGTCCTTACTCAGGACTGGATTGATGTCTCTCTACTTGACGACGAAATATCCGGGGCACCGCAGACTGTCGCTAACTTTGAACGCTACGTTGAAGAGGGAAAATATACAGACGTTATTCTTCATCGTCTGATTGCAGGATTCGTGCTTCAGGGAGGAGGCTTTCAATGGTCTGACAACCAGACAAGTCCATCCACCATTGAAAGCTTTTCGCCAGTACAGAACGAATTCAGCAGTGAGCGAAGCAATACACGAGGCACGATTGCGATGGCCAAAATTGGCAACGATCCCGATAGCGCCACCAACCAGTGGTTTTTCAATCTTGCCGACAACAGCAACAATCTAGACAACCAGAATGGCGGTTTTACTGTCTTTGGAAAGACAAAGACAGAAACAGACTTGCTCTTTGTCGACATATTAGCAAGCTCACCAGTTGCCAATGCAGGTGGCGTATTCAGCACTCTGCCTTATTTATCTCTAACCGACAATACAATTACAGCACCTGACACCGTGAGATTCAAATCAATTGAAATTATCGACCAGCGCAAGGAAATCGATTTTGAACTAAGCATTGACAATGCAGATCAGACCCCCATTAAAGCGACTCTAGAAAATGGCCAAACTCTGATCTCGTCGGAAACCATAATCGAACAAAGCTCTATGGATTGGCTCACATTACGAGCGACAGAAAAGCTAAGTGGCCAACACCTTGAACAACTGATACCCGTCTTCAACAGTACAAATGACAACCTAACGGGCTACCAGCAACTCCTGGATAATGCATTGATCCTAAGCAACCATTTGAACACCAAAGAAGACGAACAGATCAATTCAATAGCCCTATCAAGTCAAACAGAAAGCATCATCGATATTGATCAGAATCGAAATATCGATCTTCAGGACGGCAAACTGATGCTGAGACACGCCTTTGGCACATTCCCAGGCCTGTCCTTACAGCAGAATTTAAATGGAATCGCCGAAGATACAAATCCTTCAGACTTGTTGAATTCCCTGAATCAGCTGACAACTCCTGTGGAAACCTGA
- the queC gene encoding 7-cyano-7-deazaguanine synthase QueC — MTSATAIALLSGGLDSATAAALALEDGFRVIGLSFDYGQRHRRELEASAAVADHLGLAEHHRIAVNLAAWGGSALTDAAITIPTDGVQDGVIPPTYVPGRNTVFIAIGLSLAEARGAERLVLGVNAVDYSGYPDCRPDYLHAFQDLADLASKAGREGHGTQLWAPLVHWSKTRIVEEALRLNVPIQATWSCYSGGSTPCGVCDSCRIRDAALREAGRADLCSANRP; from the coding sequence ATGACGTCCGCAACGGCTATCGCCCTGCTCTCGGGAGGACTGGACTCCGCCACAGCAGCAGCCCTCGCATTAGAGGATGGATTCCGGGTGATCGGATTGTCCTTTGATTACGGCCAACGCCATCGCCGAGAGCTGGAGGCCTCTGCCGCAGTTGCGGATCACCTTGGCCTCGCAGAACACCACCGCATTGCCGTCAACCTTGCCGCCTGGGGGGGGTCAGCTCTGACCGATGCCGCCATCACCATTCCCACCGATGGAGTTCAAGATGGTGTGATCCCGCCGACGTATGTACCGGGACGGAACACGGTGTTCATCGCGATCGGCCTCAGCCTCGCTGAGGCCCGAGGCGCCGAACGGCTGGTGTTGGGCGTGAACGCCGTCGACTACTCCGGCTACCCCGACTGCCGCCCCGACTACCTGCATGCCTTTCAGGATCTGGCGGATCTGGCCAGCAAAGCCGGTCGGGAAGGACATGGCACACAGCTGTGGGCACCGTTGGTGCACTGGAGCAAAACCCGAATTGTGGAAGAAGCCCTTCGATTGAATGTGCCGATCCAGGCAACGTGGAGCTGTTACAGCGGAGGCAGCACACCCTGCGGAGTCTGCGACAGCTGTCGCATCCGTGATGCCGCCCTGCGGGAGGCTGGCCGGGCTGATCTCTGCAGCGCCAACCGACCATGA